Proteins encoded by one window of Sulfurospirillum barnesii SES-3:
- a CDS encoding response regulator transcription factor, with amino-acid sequence MKNRLLLLEDDTNLSETVCEFLESKGYEVLPVYDGEEAEEKMYEGAFDLLLLDVNVPVLNGFELLKKRRNEGDTTPAIFLTSLNAIEDLEHGYASGCDDYLRKPFALKELLFRIESLLRREFFHPQTTHIVIHETMTYDLQTHQLFSDNHPIQLQNKEAKLLKLFLQKKNEIISHETLMSHVWTYEEQGSDEALRTYIKNLRKLIGKEHIVSIKKLGYKFTL; translated from the coding sequence GTGAAAAATAGACTTTTATTGTTAGAAGATGACACCAATTTAAGTGAAACGGTGTGTGAATTTTTAGAATCCAAAGGCTATGAAGTACTCCCTGTTTATGATGGGGAAGAGGCTGAAGAGAAAATGTACGAAGGTGCGTTTGATCTTTTGTTACTTGATGTCAACGTGCCTGTGCTCAATGGGTTTGAACTTCTCAAAAAACGTCGCAATGAGGGCGATACCACACCTGCAATTTTTTTAACTTCGCTTAATGCCATTGAAGATTTAGAACATGGGTATGCGAGTGGATGTGATGATTATTTGCGCAAGCCTTTCGCACTGAAAGAGCTTCTTTTTCGCATTGAAAGTCTTTTGAGAAGAGAGTTTTTTCACCCACAGACAACGCACATTGTGATTCATGAAACCATGACATATGATTTGCAAACGCATCAGCTTTTTAGTGACAATCATCCGATACAATTGCAAAACAAAGAGGCAAAATTGCTTAAACTTTTTTTGCAAAAGAAAAATGAAATTATCAGCCATGAGACACTCATGTCGCACGTGTGGACGTATGAAGAACAAGGCAGTGATGAAGCGTTGCGTACGTACATTAAAAATCTTCGAAAACTGATAGGGAAAGAACACATTGTTAGCATTAAAAAATTGGGATATAAATTTACGCTCTAG
- a CDS encoding ABC-type transport auxiliary lipoprotein family protein — MKKELLSVCALLLLSGCSLKETTVKPYNYSLEPMVKLERYRSHNKDVLKIARIDTPSGLNSRAIQYKKGGAILPYKYGTWSETPSLKLQHLITEALQDQNHFESVISGTSMASNNLVLESVLQNFEEVFDENGKSHVYVSLRVHLVELKSGEVLGSVRLSSKKEVTNTNGAAGTVEAFNLATAEVISHLATWLNEVRK; from the coding sequence ATGAAAAAAGAACTCTTAAGTGTCTGTGCTCTTTTGCTTTTAAGTGGATGTAGCCTGAAAGAGACCACGGTTAAACCGTATAATTACTCTTTAGAGCCTATGGTAAAATTGGAGCGTTATCGTAGCCACAATAAAGATGTCCTCAAAATTGCACGCATAGACACTCCTAGTGGGCTTAATTCCAGAGCGATTCAATACAAAAAGGGCGGAGCTATCTTGCCCTACAAATATGGAACATGGAGTGAGACGCCTAGTTTAAAACTTCAACACCTCATCACCGAAGCCTTGCAAGATCAAAACCATTTTGAATCGGTCATCTCTGGGACGTCAATGGCATCCAATAATCTTGTCCTTGAATCGGTACTACAAAACTTTGAAGAAGTATTTGATGAAAATGGAAAGTCACATGTTTATGTGAGTCTTCGTGTACATCTTGTGGAGCTTAAAAGCGGTGAGGTCTTAGGCAGTGTGCGCCTCTCTTCTAAAAAAGAGGTTACCAACACCAACGGTGCTGCAGGGACAGTGGAAGCGTTTAACCTTGCTACTGCTGAGGTGATTAGCCATCTTGCCACATGGCTAAATGAGGTTCGCAAATAA
- a CDS encoding DUF1104 domain-containing protein produces the protein MQKALFILLLFLGVLFAKADFSEMSTEELIALIGYVEPHKEERFFKELQRREAQMSEEQKALYESQKQKRDSGEK, from the coding sequence ATGCAAAAAGCGCTTTTTATTTTACTTCTCTTCCTAGGGGTGCTTTTTGCAAAAGCCGATTTTAGCGAAATGAGCACAGAAGAGCTTATTGCACTTATAGGGTATGTGGAACCGCATAAAGAAGAGCGTTTTTTTAAAGAGTTGCAACGTCGTGAAGCTCAAATGAGTGAAGAGCAAAAAGCACTCTATGAGAGCCAAAAACAAAAAAGAGACAGTGGTGAAAAATAG